TGAGCAGTGGGGCTGGACTTCTTCGTGTCAAGAGCGCCCCCGGATCCCGTGCTCTCCTGAGAGCGTGGTGGTGGCGAGACTCTGGAGATATGGCTGCACATTGAAGTGATCAATAGTTGACTTTGGGAAGAATTTAAATCTGTGTAGTGTTTTTAAGTAGTAGTACATACCTTTCTTGTCCTTGCCACCTTGTTCTGAGCCATGAGTTTAGCTCTGGTTTGACGACGCCTGAGAATAGCGTGGTACTGTTTGGCGTTGACAAGCATGGGAACGCCTTGATCGCCATCCAGAGGCAGCACGGCCCTTCCTTGCCCGGCTCCAATCATCTGCACAGAACTTAAAGAGATCAAAATAGGATAAATTTGGAGCTTTGATCTTCACTCATTTCAACACATCTCACTTACAACACAATTCGGATCATATGCAGTTGCTATCCTATTCCTGCCAAAATAAGGTGCAGCCATGGAGTAAGATGCCCAATCCTGACAAACACAGCAACACAACTTCTCATGCATCTAGATCATACTATACACTCTGTAGGTAGGACAAAGATTTGAAACCAACTTACCAATGATTGATTGTTGAAATACTCTGCGTTTCCGCAACAAGTTGCACCTGAAACAACAGAACAATGGGTAAGCTTCAAGGCCTCGCGTTCACATATAATTNNNNNNNNNNNNNNNNNNNNNNNNNNNNNNNNNNNNNNNNNNNNNNNNNNNNNNNNNNNNNNNNNNNNNNNNNNNNNNNNNNNNNNNNNNNNNNNNNNNNAGAGGTGGTCAAGTATAATCCGAGGCTAGCACGGATTTCAGACTCCCAAAAGTCATCACCTCTTCACATTGCAGTAGAGGAAGGGCACCTTGAGATCTGCCAAAAGTTGTTATCAGTAGCCCCAGAGGCTTGCTGGTGGCGAGACTGTCATGATATGAATCCGCTTCATATTGCTGCGATAAAAGGGCACGTTGAGATCATGGAGCATCTCCTTGAAGAGAGTCATTTGCTTGCTATGGAGGGGTTGCCTCGCAAAGAGACTGTGTTGCACTTGTGCGTGAAACACGGTCAACTTGGGGCGTTGAAGGTGTTGATAGATAGGCTGGGAGCTGAGCTTGTGGATGCAGATGATGAGAATGGAGAGACAATATTGCATATGGCTGTCAGGTCCAATCAACTTGAGGTAATCACCAATTCCatcttttttatgttttctttattttgattaattttatgaaaaaactCAGACTATACAATACCTTGTGgacaacaagaaaataaagaggCGAACACGTAATATCAGAGGCCATACACCACTGCAAGTCTTAAATGAGAGCCCTCGCTACACAGCTACTAGGTATTCGGAAGttagaaaattattattaaaactgTTACGACCATCACTTGACAAAATATTGCCCAAGTGGACCAACACGatgatggtggtggtgatcCTGATAGCAACGATGGCATTCCAGAACTCCATCAACCCACCTGGTGGCATTTGGCAGGAAGATACGTCATCACACAAGGCCGGTGATGCTGTGATAGCACATACTCATCCACATATATACAGATATTTGGTGCATGCTAACACCGTAGCATTCATTTCATCCTTCCTCGCAATCTTACTCATCACCACTGAAGCGCCATCCGTAAACATTTGCTTCTGGAGGATGGCCGTGTATGCTATGGCGGTGTCGATGATGGCTATCACATTGAGTTACGcagcatccacaatggtgaCCGCTcccaacataaaaaat
The nucleotide sequence above comes from Salvia hispanica cultivar TCC Black 2014 chromosome 5, UniMelb_Shisp_WGS_1.0, whole genome shotgun sequence. Encoded proteins:
- the LOC125190085 gene encoding ankyrin repeat-containing protein At5g02620-like, with the translated sequence MVSEVVEKKLYDAASKGDVAILVRLVEEDPYLVHGVSFPFSRNLLHVAAMHGQASIVEEVVKYNPRLARISDSQKSSPLHIAVEEGHLEICQKLLSVAPEACWWRDCHDMNPLHIAAIKGHVEIMEHLLEESHLLAMEGLPRKETVLHLCVKHGQLGALKVLIDRLGAELVDADDENGETILHMAVRSNQLETIQYLVDNKKIKRRTRNIRGHTPLQVLNESPRYTATRYSEVRKLLLKLLRPSLDKILPKWTNTMMVVVILIATMAFQNSINPPGGIWQEDTSSHKAGDAVIAHTHPHIYRYLVHANTVAFISSFLAILLITTEAPSVNICFWRMAVYAMAVSMMAITLSYAASTMVTAPNIKNKPIHLITIIFILACLVAFVLMFLFLHLLSHYFNWKAKIRSQEDLTTDPLYKRILYWIYQHFETRDV